One segment of Topomyia yanbarensis strain Yona2022 unplaced genomic scaffold, ASM3024719v1 HiC_scaffold_97, whole genome shotgun sequence DNA contains the following:
- the LOC131696237 gene encoding uncharacterized protein LOC131696237 — protein MKLTLFFVLCFCLVAVSLAAPQPQIISGILSTIGNLFGIAVSTFNTILSDVQTLVDGTLTTIGAIIVNIGTAAGTALQNALNNANTALTNAQTTLNNVANAALSNISAALQAQLQAAVTNLQNLIQRLNATISAASHNASAANSTFVANVNNLTTAINLAVQNVTATLATAIGTTVSTAGSTVGTIISGVGSFFGNLFSSIFG, from the coding sequence CACCTCAGCCTCAAATTATCTCGGGGATACTCTCCACCATCGGAAATCTGTTTGGTATCGCCGTCTCGACTTTCAACACAATTCTCAGCGATGTGCAAACTTTGGTGGACGGCACCCTAACCACGATCGGCGCCATTATTGTCAATATTGGAACGGCGGCTGGAACTGCTCTACAAAATGCACTGAATAATGCCAATACTGCGTTGACCAACGCTCAGACAACGCTGAACAACGTGGCCAATGCGGCACTTTCGAATATTTCAGCTGCGTTGCAAGCTCAGCTTCAGGCTGCCGTGACGAACCTGCAGAACCTAATTCAGCGTCTCAATGCTACCATATCGGCTGCCTCTCACAATGCGTCCGCGGCAAACAGCACCTTCGTGGCAAATGTAAACAACCTGACAACGGCGATCAATTTGGCTGTACAGAACGTTACGGCCACCTTGGCTACGGCCATCGGAACCACAGTGTCGACTGCTGGTAGCACTGTGGGCACCATCATTTCGGGCGTCGGCAGCTTCTTCGGCAACTTGTTTTCCTCCATTTTCGGATAG